A stretch of the Tardiphaga sp. 709 genome encodes the following:
- a CDS encoding multidrug efflux RND transporter permease subunit, with protein MASFFIDRPIFAWVVALFICLFGAIAIPQLPIAQYPIIAPPSISISTSYPGASPENLYNSVTRLIEEELNGAAGILNFESTSDSLGAVEIIANFQPGTDTSQASVEVQNRLKRVEARLPRAVIQQGILVEEASAAVLNIITLRSTDNSLDEVGLGDFMIRNILGEIRRIPGVGRASLYSTERSLRVWVDPAKLVGYNLTSDDVNKAITAQNAQVASGSVGAEPSTATTKTSSLVLVKGQLSTPEEFGAIVLRANSDGSTVRLRDVARIEIGGLSYQFTTRLNGQPTAGLSVLMSPKGNALATASAIETKMKELSNFFPANIAYDIPYNVTPVVKASIMKVVMTLIEAVVLVFIVMFIFLQNFRYTLIPTIVVPIALLGTCTMLLLAGYSINMLTMFGMVLAVGILVDDAIVVVENVERIMSEEGLPPKEATKKAMGQISGAIIGVTLVMIGVFVPMAFFPGSVGIIYRQFSVTMVASIAFSALLALSLTPALCATFLKPIKEGHGHAKKGVFGWFNRKLDATRDGYSRTVGWSIQRTGRLLIVYVALLVGLTWGFMRMPGGFLPIDDQGFITTDVQTPSDSSFARTESAIEKVEEYLKKRSGIESVVFLTGFSFLGQGMNTAQAFITLKDWAERLPGDSAAALVNDINRELSSIRDAKISALQPPPIDNLGNSSGFSFRLQDRGQKGFVALNAASDKLIADANASPVLQKVFVEGLPPAPLVNLMIDREKAGAFGVTFEDINSTISTNLGSNYINDFPNRGRMQRVVVQSEAANRMNAADILNYNVKNSRGQLVPFSSFATVEWAKGPTQIAGFNFYPAVRISGEARPGFTSGDAIKEMERLSGLLPRGFGFEWTGQSLQEKLSGSQAPFLLALSALVVFLVLAALYESWTIPVAVLMTVPLGIVGAVLAANLRGLPNDVYFTVGLITIIGLAAKNAILIIEFAKDLRAQGKSLVDATMEACFLRFRPIVMTGLAFICGVLPMVVASGAGGASQQALGTSVTGGMIAVVILALLMVPVFFVSVQRLFSPDKAPKTEEAKQDEPTASPSVSHS; from the coding sequence ATGGCTAGTTTTTTCATCGACAGGCCGATTTTTGCCTGGGTCGTCGCGCTTTTCATTTGTCTTTTCGGCGCCATCGCGATTCCGCAGCTGCCGATTGCGCAGTATCCGATCATCGCGCCGCCATCGATTTCGATCTCGACCAGTTATCCCGGTGCGTCGCCGGAGAATCTCTACAACAGCGTGACGCGGCTGATTGAAGAGGAGCTCAACGGCGCTGCGGGCATCCTGAACTTCGAATCGACCAGCGACTCGCTGGGTGCCGTCGAAATCATCGCGAACTTCCAGCCCGGCACCGATACTAGCCAGGCGTCAGTCGAAGTGCAGAACCGCCTGAAGCGCGTGGAAGCGCGTCTGCCGCGTGCCGTGATTCAGCAGGGCATCCTGGTCGAGGAAGCCTCTGCCGCGGTGCTGAACATCATCACGTTGCGCTCCACCGATAACAGCCTGGATGAAGTCGGCCTCGGCGACTTCATGATCCGCAACATCCTTGGCGAAATTCGTCGTATCCCCGGCGTCGGCCGTGCCTCGTTGTATTCCACCGAGCGCTCGCTGCGCGTCTGGGTCGATCCCGCCAAACTCGTTGGCTACAATCTGACCTCCGACGACGTGAACAAGGCCATCACCGCACAGAACGCCCAGGTTGCCTCGGGCAGCGTCGGCGCCGAGCCGTCGACAGCTACCACCAAGACGTCGTCGCTTGTGCTCGTGAAGGGCCAGCTCTCAACGCCGGAAGAATTCGGCGCCATCGTGCTACGCGCCAATTCCGACGGCTCGACCGTGCGGCTGCGCGACGTCGCCCGTATCGAGATCGGCGGCCTCAGCTACCAGTTCACCACACGCCTGAACGGCCAGCCGACGGCCGGCCTGTCGGTGTTGATGTCCCCGAAGGGCAACGCGCTGGCGACGGCGTCCGCCATCGAAACCAAGATGAAGGAGCTGTCGAACTTCTTCCCTGCTAACATCGCTTACGACATTCCGTACAACGTCACGCCGGTGGTCAAAGCATCGATCATGAAGGTGGTGATGACGCTGATCGAGGCGGTTGTTCTCGTCTTCATCGTGATGTTCATCTTCCTGCAGAATTTCCGCTACACGCTGATCCCGACCATCGTCGTGCCCATCGCGCTGCTCGGTACCTGCACGATGCTGTTGTTGGCCGGCTATTCGATCAACATGCTGACCATGTTCGGCATGGTGCTGGCCGTCGGCATCCTCGTCGACGATGCCATCGTCGTGGTCGAGAACGTCGAGCGTATCATGAGCGAGGAAGGGCTTCCGCCGAAGGAAGCCACCAAGAAGGCGATGGGCCAGATCTCCGGCGCCATCATCGGCGTCACGCTGGTGATGATCGGCGTGTTCGTGCCGATGGCGTTCTTCCCCGGCTCGGTGGGCATCATCTACCGCCAGTTCTCGGTCACCATGGTCGCTTCGATCGCGTTCTCCGCACTGCTGGCGCTGTCGCTGACGCCGGCGCTTTGCGCAACCTTCCTGAAGCCGATCAAGGAAGGACACGGCCATGCCAAGAAGGGCGTGTTCGGCTGGTTCAATCGCAAGCTCGACGCCACCCGCGACGGCTATTCAAGGACAGTGGGGTGGTCGATCCAGCGCACCGGACGCTTGCTGATAGTCTATGTCGCGCTGCTGGTGGGACTGACCTGGGGCTTCATGCGGATGCCCGGCGGCTTTCTGCCGATCGACGATCAGGGCTTCATCACCACTGACGTGCAGACGCCGTCGGACTCGTCGTTCGCCCGCACTGAAAGTGCCATCGAAAAGGTCGAGGAATATCTGAAGAAGCGTTCCGGCATCGAGAGCGTCGTGTTCCTCACCGGCTTCAGCTTCCTCGGGCAGGGCATGAACACCGCGCAGGCCTTTATCACCCTGAAGGACTGGGCTGAACGCCTGCCCGGCGATTCCGCCGCGGCGCTTGTCAACGATATCAATCGGGAATTGTCGTCGATCCGCGACGCCAAGATCTCCGCTTTGCAGCCGCCGCCGATCGATAACCTCGGCAACTCATCAGGCTTCAGCTTCCGCCTGCAGGATCGTGGCCAGAAGGGTTTTGTTGCCCTTAATGCCGCGTCCGACAAGCTGATTGCGGACGCCAATGCCAGCCCGGTGCTGCAGAAGGTGTTCGTCGAAGGTCTGCCACCGGCGCCATTGGTCAATCTGATGATCGACCGTGAAAAGGCCGGCGCCTTCGGCGTCACCTTCGAGGACATCAACAGCACGATCTCGACCAATCTCGGCTCGAACTACATCAACGACTTCCCGAACCGCGGCCGTATGCAGCGCGTCGTGGTGCAGTCCGAGGCCGCCAACCGGATGAACGCGGCTGACATCCTGAACTACAATGTCAAGAATAGTCGAGGACAACTGGTGCCATTCTCGTCCTTTGCCACGGTGGAATGGGCAAAGGGTCCGACCCAGATCGCCGGCTTCAACTTCTATCCAGCGGTGCGAATTTCCGGCGAAGCACGGCCCGGCTTCACGTCCGGCGACGCCATCAAGGAGATGGAGCGTCTGTCGGGCCTGTTGCCGCGCGGTTTCGGCTTCGAGTGGACCGGCCAGTCGCTGCAGGAGAAGCTATCGGGCTCGCAGGCGCCGTTCCTGCTCGCGCTGTCGGCGCTGGTGGTGTTCCTGGTGCTCGCAGCGCTTTATGAGAGCTGGACGATCCCGGTGGCCGTGCTGATGACCGTGCCGCTCGGCATCGTTGGCGCCGTGCTGGCGGCGAATTTGCGCGGCCTGCCGAACGACGTGTATTTCACGGTGGGTCTGATTACGATCATCGGTCTGGCGGCCAAGAACGCGATTCTGATTATCGAATTCGCCAAGGACCTGCGCGCTCAGGGCAAGTCGCTGGTGGATGCCACGATGGAAGCCTGCTTCCTGCGCTTCCGCCCGATTGTGATGACCGGTCTCGCTTTTATCTGCGGCGTGTTGCCAATGGTCGTTGCATCGGGCGCCGGCGGTGCCAGCCAGCAGGCGCTTGGTACGTCGGTGACCGGCGGCATGATCGCGGTGGTGATCCTGGCGCTGCTGATGGTGCCGGTGTTCTTCGTGTCGGTGCAGCGGCTGTTCTCGCCGGACAAGGCGCCGAAGACGGAAGAAGCAAAGCAGGACGAGCCGACCGCATCGCCGTCCGTGTCGCACAGCTAA
- a CDS encoding efflux RND transporter periplasmic adaptor subunit translates to MTMLNARSAGFALLLAGLAPVLAGCNEPKDAVASAPPQVSEPEVSIISVTQQRRALVRELPGRIAPTRVADVRSRVSGIIIERAFHQGTEVKAGDTLYRIDPKPFEVELQSAKASLHKAEAAYDLASMQAKRVSGLALQKAVSEAEAEKAVGAQRQAEAEIASKKADVARARLNLDYATIRAPIDGIVGAALVTEGALLAQNDNTNLATIQQLDPIYADFTQSVSELNNLRRSFETGDLERIAPGAAKVRLMLDDGTLYSLPGKLLFSEAKVDTFTGQVTLRGEFPNPKRELLPGMYVRVQIEQGIDTDAIAVPQQAVQRNGGGGAEVFVVKDDGHVAVQMVRTGAVQDGQWFVTEGLKGGERVVVEGFQKFAAGDKVKATAWTDANATAGVPPEGQKTTQARP, encoded by the coding sequence ATGACGATGTTGAACGCACGCTCTGCAGGCTTCGCGCTTCTGCTGGCGGGACTCGCGCCCGTGCTCGCAGGATGCAACGAACCCAAGGACGCGGTGGCGTCAGCGCCGCCGCAGGTGAGCGAGCCTGAAGTCAGCATTATTTCAGTCACGCAACAGCGACGTGCGCTGGTTCGCGAATTGCCCGGACGTATCGCGCCGACGCGCGTTGCCGATGTGCGCTCGCGTGTGTCGGGCATTATCATCGAGCGCGCGTTTCATCAGGGCACCGAGGTGAAGGCGGGTGACACGCTGTATCGCATCGATCCGAAGCCGTTCGAGGTGGAACTGCAGTCCGCAAAGGCGTCGCTTCACAAGGCGGAAGCTGCCTATGACCTCGCGTCGATGCAGGCCAAGCGCGTGTCGGGTCTTGCACTGCAGAAAGCAGTCTCCGAAGCGGAAGCCGAGAAGGCAGTCGGTGCGCAGCGTCAGGCTGAAGCCGAGATTGCATCCAAGAAAGCCGACGTCGCGCGTGCGCGCCTCAATCTGGACTATGCAACCATCCGCGCGCCGATCGACGGCATTGTCGGAGCCGCTCTGGTGACCGAAGGTGCGCTGCTTGCGCAGAACGACAATACGAATCTCGCCACCATTCAGCAGCTCGATCCGATCTATGCCGATTTCACGCAGTCGGTGTCCGAACTGAATAACTTGCGCCGCTCTTTCGAGACCGGCGATCTCGAACGGATCGCGCCTGGCGCGGCCAAGGTGAGATTGATGCTTGACGACGGCACGCTCTATTCGCTGCCGGGCAAGCTGCTGTTCTCCGAAGCCAAGGTCGACACCTTCACGGGTCAGGTAACGCTGCGCGGCGAATTTCCGAACCCGAAGCGTGAGCTGTTACCGGGCATGTATGTCCGTGTGCAGATCGAGCAGGGCATCGACACCGACGCCATCGCGGTTCCGCAGCAGGCCGTTCAGCGCAATGGTGGCGGGGGCGCCGAAGTGTTCGTCGTCAAGGATGACGGTCATGTTGCGGTCCAGATGGTACGAACGGGTGCCGTGCAGGACGGTCAGTGGTTCGTGACTGAAGGCCTGAAGGGCGGCGAGCGCGTCGTGGTCGAGGGCTTCCAGAAATTCGCTGCAGGCGACAAGGTCAAGGCGACCGCCTGGACTGATGCGAATGCCACTGCGGGCGTTCCGCCCGAGGGGCAGAAAACCACTCAAGCGCGTCCCTGA
- a CDS encoding peptidoglycan -binding protein — MALARNRRGSSEFNYWPGFVDALSTLVLAIVFLLSIFLVVQFYLSQEVTGKDKALEQLTAKLAQLNDLLSLEKLGKLNLDEQLSQMRAGLSAAESERDRIKGLYDGLAGAGSDAAGRNTELNKALDSEKQLSARALAQVEVLNQQISALRRQLAALEEALEASEKRDKESQGRIVDLGQRLNVALAQRVQELSRYRSEFFGRLRAILGNRPDIRVAGDRFVFQSEVFFDAGQALLLPEGRAELDKVASALIELDKQIPSEIAWVMRVDGHTDSRPILNSPLFKSNWELSSARAISVVQYLISLGVPAQRLVAAGFAENQPLDTAQTEEAYKRNRRIELKLTER; from the coding sequence ATGGCATTGGCACGCAATCGCCGCGGCTCTTCCGAATTCAACTACTGGCCGGGCTTCGTCGATGCGCTGTCGACGCTGGTGCTCGCGATCGTCTTCCTGCTGTCGATCTTCCTCGTCGTGCAATTCTATCTGTCACAGGAAGTCACCGGCAAGGACAAGGCGCTGGAGCAGCTCACCGCCAAGCTGGCTCAGCTGAACGATCTGCTGTCGCTGGAGAAGCTCGGCAAGCTCAATCTCGACGAACAGCTATCGCAGATGCGCGCCGGGCTGTCCGCCGCGGAATCGGAGCGCGACCGGATCAAGGGCCTGTATGACGGCCTCGCCGGTGCCGGCTCCGATGCGGCAGGCCGCAACACTGAACTCAACAAGGCGCTGGATTCCGAGAAGCAGCTCTCCGCCCGTGCGCTGGCGCAGGTCGAGGTGCTGAACCAGCAGATCTCCGCGCTGCGCCGCCAGCTCGCGGCACTCGAAGAAGCGCTGGAAGCGTCCGAGAAACGAGACAAGGAATCGCAGGGCCGCATCGTCGATCTTGGCCAGCGCCTCAACGTCGCACTCGCGCAGCGCGTTCAGGAGCTGTCGCGCTATCGCTCCGAATTCTTCGGACGCCTGCGCGCCATTCTCGGCAACCGGCCGGACATTCGGGTGGCGGGCGACCGTTTCGTGTTTCAGTCGGAAGTGTTCTTCGACGCTGGTCAGGCATTATTGTTGCCGGAAGGCCGCGCCGAACTCGACAAGGTCGCTAGCGCGCTGATCGAGCTGGACAAGCAGATTCCATCCGAGATCGCCTGGGTGATGCGTGTCGACGGGCATACCGACTCGCGGCCGATCCTCAACAGCCCCCTGTTCAAGTCGAACTGGGAACTGTCATCGGCGCGTGCGATTTCGGTCGTGCAATATCTGATCTCGCTCGGCGTGCCCGCGCAGCGCCTCGTCGCCGCCGGCTTCGCCGAAAACCAGCCGCTGGATACGGCACAGACCGAAGAAGCGTACAAGCGCAACCGCCGCATCGAACTCAAGCTCACCGAGCGCTGA
- a CDS encoding GNAT family N-acetyltransferase: MPEPFELRPYRESDEDASITLWLETWRRAYPSINFDARVDWWRNRWRTELVPIAQIVVAEWEGALVGFVTIDGTGYLDQLVVSPAQWGSDVSRALVDETKRLSPTGVTLKVNADNIRAIKFYIRNGFVKTGDEVNTSGRSVDLMEWKP; the protein is encoded by the coding sequence ATGCCCGAGCCATTCGAGTTGCGCCCCTATCGCGAGAGCGATGAAGACGCGTCCATCACTTTGTGGCTAGAGACATGGCGGCGGGCCTATCCGTCGATTAATTTCGACGCCCGCGTAGACTGGTGGCGCAACCGATGGCGCACCGAACTGGTACCCATAGCGCAGATCGTGGTTGCAGAGTGGGAGGGCGCGCTGGTCGGCTTCGTCACCATCGACGGCACGGGTTATCTCGATCAGTTGGTGGTCAGCCCCGCTCAATGGGGATCCGATGTCAGCCGCGCGCTGGTCGATGAAACCAAACGACTATCACCCACCGGCGTGACGCTGAAGGTCAATGCCGACAATATCCGCGCAATCAAATTCTATATACGCAACGGCTTCGTCAAAACGGGCGATGAAGTGAATACGTCAGGCCGTTCCGTCGACCTGATGGAATGGAAGCCTTGA
- a CDS encoding ABC transporter ATP-binding protein/permease — protein sequence MSAVERLEIPRAAKPTLPQPDPVLPEPSLADTVVEPQVQPSRAKLRPLLALAPYVARYRGRALLALVSLTIAALTTLVVPVAARRMIDFGFSPEGIAMINNYFSVMIAVVVVLALASAARYYLVMTIGERIVADLRRDVFQHLTALSPSFFDTSRSGELVSRLTADTTQIKSAVGASVSIALRNLVLFLGAAAMMVVSSPKLSGFVLAAIPLIVIPLVAFGRWVRRLSRNAQDTLAEASAYAGELVGSIRTVQAYTNEQLANARFGKEVEQAYDAARGSTRARAVLTAVIIFIVFSSVVGILWVGSHDVLTGALTPGRLGQFVLYAAFAASSLGQLSEVWGEISAASGAAERLFEILNVKSAVVAPASPQALPQPARGDVVFDNVSFAYPTRPDILSAAGVSLSVKAGEKVAIVGPSGAGKSTLFHLLLRFYDPKGGAISVDGVPIRDADPRELRKRIALVPQDSVVFATTARENIRFGRPDATDAEVEHAASLAHATEFIRRLPDGFEAQLGERGVTLSGGQRQRIAIARAILRDAPLLLLDEATSALDAESETLVQTALEELMKHRTTLVIAHRLATVLSCDRILVMDHGRIVEQGTHASLVAANGLYARLARLQFGV from the coding sequence ATGAGTGCAGTCGAACGGCTTGAGATCCCCCGCGCGGCCAAGCCGACGCTTCCGCAGCCCGACCCGGTGCTTCCGGAGCCGTCGCTGGCGGATACCGTTGTGGAGCCTCAGGTACAACCCAGCCGAGCCAAATTGCGGCCGCTCCTGGCGTTGGCGCCCTATGTGGCGCGGTATCGCGGCCGGGCCCTGCTGGCGCTGGTGTCATTGACCATCGCGGCTTTGACCACGCTCGTCGTGCCTGTGGCGGCACGGCGGATGATCGACTTCGGCTTCAGCCCCGAAGGCATCGCGATGATCAACAACTATTTCAGCGTCATGATCGCTGTGGTGGTCGTGCTCGCGCTGGCCAGCGCGGCCCGTTACTACCTCGTCATGACCATCGGCGAGCGCATCGTCGCCGATCTGCGCCGCGATGTGTTCCAGCATCTCACCGCGCTGTCGCCGTCGTTCTTCGATACGTCGCGCTCCGGCGAACTGGTGTCGCGGCTCACGGCCGATACTACGCAGATCAAGTCAGCGGTCGGCGCGTCCGTATCCATCGCGTTGCGCAACCTCGTGCTGTTTCTCGGCGCCGCCGCCATGATGGTCGTTTCTAGCCCGAAGCTCTCCGGCTTCGTGCTCGCGGCGATCCCGCTGATCGTGATCCCGCTGGTAGCCTTCGGGCGCTGGGTGCGGCGTCTGTCGCGCAACGCGCAGGATACGCTGGCGGAAGCCTCGGCCTATGCCGGCGAACTCGTGGGTTCGATCCGTACCGTGCAGGCCTATACCAACGAGCAGTTGGCGAATGCGCGCTTCGGCAAGGAGGTCGAGCAGGCCTATGACGCCGCACGTGGCTCGACCCGTGCGCGCGCTGTGCTGACCGCGGTTATCATCTTTATCGTGTTCTCCAGTGTCGTGGGCATTCTCTGGGTCGGCTCGCATGATGTGTTGACGGGCGCACTGACACCGGGACGGCTCGGCCAGTTCGTGCTCTATGCGGCCTTTGCCGCGTCCAGCCTCGGCCAGCTCAGCGAAGTCTGGGGCGAAATCTCGGCGGCGTCGGGCGCGGCCGAGCGCCTGTTCGAAATTCTGAACGTCAAATCCGCCGTGGTGGCCCCGGCATCGCCGCAGGCATTGCCGCAGCCCGCGCGCGGCGACGTCGTGTTCGACAACGTCTCCTTTGCCTATCCGACCCGGCCGGACATCCTGTCGGCGGCTGGCGTATCGCTGTCGGTGAAGGCTGGCGAAAAGGTCGCCATCGTCGGCCCGTCCGGCGCCGGCAAGAGCACGCTCTTTCATCTGCTGCTGCGCTTTTACGATCCCAAGGGCGGCGCCATTTCGGTCGATGGCGTGCCGATCCGCGACGCCGATCCGCGCGAACTGCGCAAGCGCATCGCATTGGTGCCGCAAGACTCTGTCGTGTTTGCAACAACCGCCCGCGAGAACATCCGCTTCGGTCGTCCCGATGCGACGGACGCTGAAGTCGAGCACGCGGCATCACTGGCGCATGCCACCGAATTCATCCGCCGCCTGCCTGATGGATTCGAGGCGCAACTCGGCGAACGGGGCGTCACGCTCTCGGGCGGCCAGCGTCAGCGCATTGCGATTGCACGCGCCATCCTGCGCGACGCACCTTTGCTGCTGCTCGATGAAGCAACGTCTGCACTCGATGCCGAATCCGAGACGCTGGTGCAGACCGCACTGGAAGAGCTGATGAAGCACCGCACCACGCTGGTGATCGCCCATCGGCTCGCCACCGTCCTGTCCTGCGATCGCATCCTCGTCATGGATCATGGCCGCATCGTCGAGCAGGGCACCCACGCGTCGCTGGTTGCCGCGAACGGGCTTTATGCAAGGCTGGCAAGGTTGCAGTTCGGGGTGTGA
- the rpmE gene encoding 50S ribosomal protein L31 — MKAEIHPDYHNITVVMTDGTEYQTRSTWGKEGDKLNLDIDPRSHPAWTGGTTQLLDRGGRVSRFQKKFSGFLKKED, encoded by the coding sequence ATGAAAGCCGAAATTCACCCGGATTATCATAACATTACGGTCGTTATGACCGATGGTACGGAGTATCAGACCCGTTCCACGTGGGGCAAGGAAGGCGACAAGCTGAACCTCGACATCGATCCGAGGTCGCACCCAGCCTGGACCGGTGGCACCACCCAGCTTCTTGACCGCGGAGGCCGCGTGTCGCGCTTCCAGAAGAAGTTCTCGGGCTTCCTCAAGAAGGAAGATTGA
- a CDS encoding helix-turn-helix domain-containing protein produces MPTKTGHHRKKPRQARSVATVGIILDAAALVLVDEGYDRATTNRIAERAGVSIGSLYQYFPNRDALFGALHGRTEAQMSENIWQTISGFEGLDLRGFVRSGLNTAIGQHARVLPLLKVLMETASGRPPVQWPFDRFPQRQGLLRGMFDSHADELRPDFNREAGSFFIPRMVGSALDAAIAFRPDAFANGELEQELDTMLSYYLIGER; encoded by the coding sequence ATGCCGACCAAGACCGGGCACCACCGCAAGAAGCCGCGCCAGGCGCGCTCCGTTGCGACCGTGGGAATCATTCTGGACGCCGCTGCCCTCGTGCTTGTGGATGAAGGATACGACCGGGCCACCACGAACCGGATTGCGGAGCGCGCCGGGGTCAGCATCGGATCGCTCTATCAGTATTTTCCAAACCGGGACGCGCTGTTCGGGGCCCTCCATGGCCGGACGGAAGCCCAAATGTCCGAAAATATCTGGCAGACCATTTCAGGATTCGAAGGGCTGGATCTGCGTGGGTTCGTCCGTTCCGGTCTGAACACCGCGATCGGCCAGCATGCCCGCGTGCTGCCGCTGCTGAAGGTCTTGATGGAAACCGCCTCCGGCCGCCCCCCTGTTCAATGGCCATTCGACCGCTTCCCGCAGCGGCAAGGGCTTTTGCGCGGCATGTTCGACAGCCATGCCGATGAATTACGCCCTGACTTCAATCGCGAAGCCGGAAGTTTCTTCATTCCGAGAATGGTCGGCTCGGCGCTCGATGCGGCGATCGCATTCCGTCCAGACGCCTTCGCCAATGGGGAGCTGGAACAGGAGCTGGATACGATGCTGTCATACTATCTGATCGGCGAGCGCTAG
- a CDS encoding MipA/OmpV family protein, with product MSLSPRLFGIIGVLAFPAAAAAADPGVMLPSVPFVPSASGGWTVTVGIGGEMQPSYEGAGSSELAPKPIISIRRAGTPARFKSMRDNASFALIDVGGFRAGPVGNYKAARKAADHSELRGLRDVDFAVELGGFAEYYAFDWLRLRSELRRGLGGHEGIVADFSADVIVPLNERMTFAAGPRYRVTDAKYAETYFSVNNIEALASGLPVYDAKGGSSSVGAGAQLRYKLDPQWEVRGYVEYDKLLGSIADSPLVKFRGSTNQVTYGLGVAYSFDVGVR from the coding sequence ATGTCTTTGTCTCCTCGTCTGTTCGGTATCATCGGTGTATTGGCGTTTCCGGCGGCTGCGGCCGCGGCTGATCCGGGGGTGATGCTGCCATCGGTGCCCTTCGTGCCGTCGGCCTCCGGTGGCTGGACCGTGACCGTCGGGATCGGCGGCGAGATGCAGCCATCCTATGAAGGCGCGGGAAGCTCCGAACTTGCGCCAAAGCCGATCATCTCGATCCGACGGGCGGGGACGCCGGCGCGCTTCAAGAGCATGCGCGACAATGCGAGCTTCGCTCTGATCGATGTCGGTGGCTTTCGCGCCGGTCCGGTCGGCAACTATAAAGCAGCGCGCAAGGCCGCCGATCACAGTGAGCTGCGCGGTCTGAGGGACGTTGATTTCGCGGTCGAACTCGGTGGTTTCGCCGAATATTACGCCTTCGACTGGCTGCGCCTACGCTCCGAACTGCGCCGCGGTCTCGGTGGCCACGAAGGCATCGTCGCGGATTTCTCGGCCGACGTGATTGTGCCGCTCAACGAGCGGATGACCTTTGCTGCTGGCCCGCGCTACCGGGTGACGGATGCGAAATATGCGGAGACTTACTTCAGCGTCAACAATATCGAGGCGCTTGCGTCAGGTTTGCCAGTCTACGACGCCAAGGGCGGCTCGAGTTCGGTCGGCGCGGGCGCGCAATTGCGCTACAAGCTCGATCCGCAATGGGAAGTGCGCGGCTATGTCGAATATGACAAGCTGCTCGGCAGCATCGCCGACAGTCCGTTGGTGAAATTCCGCGGGTCGACCAATCAGGTCACCTATGGCCTTGGCGTCGCTTATTCGTTCGATGTCGGCGTGCGATAG
- a CDS encoding acyltransferase: MADDIRALTGVRGVAAAVIVVYHFGDVQLATGGTGSFFRIPYGYLLVDLFFMLSGYVMALTYRDAFLHLTGKAFATFMLKRVARLYPAYFIIGLFYVAKIAAGLSGEKLEMYSAWDWTGNLLMMTGWGLYIFPIIGVAWAASAEMGSYLLLPILMPLTQRGSKWIAGLAVIVALLGIYAVSISGRGSGGPLDVVNGNSLYPLLRAVGGFTLGLAIFRFGDVVDRLSAGVQDILVVALPLVIIAVGLADASDRLMYLLYIPLVAVLSRDGRMAQLLFGNALVYRLGIISYSIYLIHPLFVSFAIRTWRHLGQTEAVYIAASLVCFAIIWALAEVSYRFIEMPGRNWITQRFIPRRGDVPAKA, encoded by the coding sequence ATGGCAGACGATATCAGGGCATTGACCGGCGTGCGCGGCGTCGCCGCCGCTGTCATCGTCGTGTATCATTTCGGTGACGTGCAGCTCGCAACCGGCGGCACCGGCTCGTTCTTCCGCATTCCCTACGGCTATCTGCTGGTCGACCTGTTCTTCATGCTGTCAGGCTACGTGATGGCGCTGACCTATCGCGACGCGTTCCTGCATCTGACCGGAAAGGCGTTCGCAACCTTCATGCTGAAACGGGTCGCGCGGCTGTACCCAGCCTATTTCATCATCGGGCTGTTCTATGTCGCCAAGATCGCAGCCGGTCTGTCCGGCGAGAAGCTGGAGATGTATTCGGCCTGGGACTGGACCGGCAACCTGCTGATGATGACCGGCTGGGGTCTCTACATTTTCCCGATCATCGGCGTGGCCTGGGCGGCGAGCGCCGAAATGGGCTCCTATCTGCTGCTGCCGATCCTGATGCCCTTAACTCAGCGCGGCAGCAAGTGGATCGCGGGTCTCGCGGTGATCGTGGCGTTGCTCGGCATCTATGCCGTCAGCATCAGCGGCCGCGGTTCGGGTGGGCCGCTCGATGTCGTCAACGGCAATTCGCTCTATCCGCTGCTGCGCGCGGTGGGAGGCTTCACGCTGGGCCTCGCGATCTTTCGCTTTGGGGATGTGGTCGATCGACTGTCGGCGGGCGTGCAGGACATTTTGGTGGTCGCGCTGCCGCTCGTCATCATCGCGGTCGGTCTCGCCGATGCCAGCGATCGCTTGATGTATCTGCTGTACATCCCGCTGGTCGCGGTGCTCTCGCGTGATGGCCGGATGGCGCAACTGCTGTTCGGCAACGCGCTGGTCTACCGGCTTGGCATCATCTCGTATTCGATCTATCTGATCCATCCGCTGTTCGTCAGTTTCGCTATCAGGACCTGGCGGCATTTAGGCCAGACCGAGGCTGTCTATATCGCCGCGTCGCTGGTCTGTTTCGCCATCATCTGGGCGCTCGCGGAAGTCAGCTATCGCTTCATTGAGATGCCCGGGCGCAACTGGATCACGCAGCGGTTCATCCCGCGGAGAGGCGACGTCCCAGCGAAGGCATAA